AGCGACGGGCGGAGTTACTCGCCGATCCCGACGTGCCGTTACTCGACGCCCACGAGACCGAGTTCGAGCGGCTGGCCGATACGTTCGAGCGCCGGTGTCGACATATTGCAGGCGAGAACTACGAGGAGGTCGCGATGGCGTACTACCGCGGCGACCGCGACGATCGGATCGGGCGACTGACCGCGTACTACGTCGAGGGACTCTGGCGAATCCAGCAGCGAACGACCGTCTCGGAGTTTCTCTTCTTCCCGCTTATCCTGCGGTACCCCGATAGCTTCACGGTGAACGTACGCTTCGCCAGCGGCTACACGACGCCCGAATCGGTCCGCTACGAGTCGGCCCACCACCTCACCGAAGACCTGTGTGACGAGCACGCCGAGGCGTTCTACGAGGACAGTCAGTACTCACAGCGGCAGGCGGCCGAGTACATCAGCGCGACCGCCCAGCGCATCCGGGAGGCGTTTCCCGATCCGGACGAGACCGCGTTCGAGGAGCGCAAGTACGGCGGCATCGTCGGGGCGGGCGGCCGCCGCGGCACGACGTTCACGACGATGCTCGAGCGCGTCGACCCGGAACGGGACCGGTTCACGGACACGGTGACGCAGTCGACGCTCGTCGAAGCGGGGGCGGAAGCACGACGGACTGAACAGGCGTACCTCGCCGACGACGAAGTCGTGATTTAGCTCGTGGAACTAGATTGCTTGTCGGCTGAAACTGCGTGAGGAGTGTCGGCGCTCGAGAGAATTTCGAGGAGACGAGGTTTTAAAGGCGAATTGGACCGGCTATTGGTCGTCCCGTACTGTTCCGATGGACTGAGAAGTGGGCTGGTTCCGACGATCGGTTCTCTCGCTGCTCGACCTTGTTCAGGTCAGCCGCTCCACTCGTCGCCGATGTCGGTCACAACGTTTTCCCGCCACTGCTCGAATCGCTGACGACAGGTCGCGTGCTCGTCACTCGACACGTGATCGATGAATCCTGGACCGCCGTCCGAGAGTTCGCGACCGCAGAACGGACAGAAATCCGGATTATCCCACGCCGACGAATCCCGGGTCGGGTGCTCGTAATCGCCCATACGTACTGTTCGCTGGCGAAGTGCATCAATCGTAGGGTGACATTCGACGTCCGAATGGAAGTTCGTGTAACTGTAGGCGAAATCCTTGATACGGTATAGCACCTCTATACGTTCGATGATTACGGAAGAACACAGCACAAGGATCAGTGAAGACGTGGCGACCGGTCTCGTGAGCGCCGCACGTACCAGCCTCGGTGACACACTCCGAAGCGTCGTGTATTTTACGCCGTCGGCGTTCGACGTGCTCTATCTTCGGCAGGGGCTCTACGACTCGACGGAATCCGCCCGGACGGCCAAGGAGCAACTGGTCGAACTCGAGCGGGTCGGGTTCGCGGAGGTACCGGTCAGGGCGGCGATCGTTCGACGCGAAGACGGAACGGGAATCGGGCCGTACGAGTTTACCGTCCGGTTCCACGAGGACGGCTTCGTCGTCAGGGTGCTCGAGGGCGACGTCGGAACGATCA
This portion of the Halopiger aswanensis genome encodes:
- a CDS encoding DUF7522 family protein gives rise to the protein MITEEHSTRISEDVATGLVSAARTSLGDTLRSVVYFTPSAFDVLYLRQGLYDSTESARTAKEQLVELERVGFAEVPVRAAIVRREDGTGIGPYEFTVRFHEDGFVVRVLEGDVGTIMTTDSMDLNAFEDAATAVRRLLADASFGGD
- a CDS encoding DUF7501 family protein, giving the protein MGDYEHPTRDSSAWDNPDFCPFCGRELSDGGPGFIDHVSSDEHATCRQRFEQWRENVVTDIGDEWSG